One window from the genome of Candidatus Hydrogenedentota bacterium encodes:
- a CDS encoding GldG family protein: MAHPRSLCGLVALALLLVGANLLVLQQTLFSFWVAVPLILGIACGLAWLAMALMHVSRQVQKGRFLHDINAVITSILFLGICMMIYAFVKHGGWSWDLTAEGRRTLAPQTVQVLENLNKDVDVICFFLQIDDELVRIAQEKTERFLELCQRHTPHLKIQILDPQVDRAQLEGLKITHASTQGTVVVRCGTRQKVIMLQGGSPRLEEKDFTNALINVVRDTQPTIAFLTGHGERSTEDKDEKDGGTLLKTVLESESYQTERIAISITHPEIPPHCSVLFINGMGTTGLHGDLHPEEIKAIQAYLDHGGRLLLLMDPRRRLDSSPNQIEQFMPWLKQRYGIIVGADMAVSPTEKWKVPFTANQAPFKEDTPETGFMGAFNARHPVTQHCDQNALFQAACTVRLDERMPAGVAGSQLLRTTPDFFAETDLALLMSQGKAIKNPEEQQGPLSMGVAVTAKTDAAIGDSGQTRDARIVVFGDSDFVANGQIAAMPGNLNLILNAVAWLTENEDLIAIRPSGKQDPPVLLTDFDQRVLVWIAVLGTLQAVTLAGLAAYAFRRKHQ; this comes from the coding sequence ATGGCGCACCCCCGTTCATTGTGCGGCCTTGTGGCGTTGGCGCTGTTGCTGGTCGGCGCAAACCTGCTGGTCCTCCAACAGACGCTTTTTTCCTTTTGGGTGGCGGTTCCGCTGATCCTCGGAATTGCCTGCGGTCTGGCATGGTTGGCCATGGCTCTGATGCATGTCTCCCGGCAGGTCCAAAAGGGACGTTTCCTCCACGACATCAACGCCGTCATCACTTCGATCCTGTTTCTGGGCATCTGCATGATGATCTACGCCTTTGTAAAACACGGCGGATGGTCATGGGATTTGACGGCGGAAGGCCGCCGTACCTTGGCGCCCCAGACGGTCCAAGTGCTTGAAAACCTCAACAAGGATGTGGACGTCATCTGTTTTTTCCTCCAGATTGACGACGAACTTGTGCGTATCGCCCAGGAAAAGACGGAACGTTTTCTCGAATTGTGTCAACGCCACACGCCGCATCTGAAAATACAGATACTGGATCCCCAAGTCGATCGCGCCCAACTCGAAGGACTCAAAATCACCCATGCCAGCACGCAGGGCACCGTGGTGGTCCGATGCGGCACGCGGCAGAAAGTCATCATGCTCCAGGGGGGCAGTCCGCGGCTTGAAGAAAAGGATTTCACGAACGCCCTGATCAATGTCGTCCGCGACACGCAGCCCACGATCGCCTTTCTCACCGGACACGGCGAGCGCAGCACGGAGGACAAGGACGAAAAAGACGGGGGCACGTTGCTCAAGACCGTCCTTGAAAGCGAGTCCTACCAAACGGAACGCATCGCCATTTCCATTACGCATCCTGAAATCCCGCCGCATTGCAGCGTCCTGTTCATCAACGGCATGGGCACGACCGGCCTTCACGGAGACCTGCATCCCGAAGAAATCAAGGCCATCCAAGCCTATCTGGACCACGGCGGGCGCCTTTTGCTGCTCATGGATCCGCGACGCCGCTTGGATTCCTCCCCCAATCAAATCGAACAGTTCATGCCCTGGCTCAAACAACGTTACGGCATCATCGTCGGCGCTGACATGGCCGTATCTCCCACCGAAAAATGGAAAGTGCCGTTCACGGCAAACCAGGCGCCCTTCAAGGAAGACACGCCCGAGACCGGCTTCATGGGCGCATTCAATGCACGCCATCCCGTCACGCAGCACTGCGATCAGAATGCGCTGTTTCAGGCGGCTTGCACGGTGCGCCTGGACGAACGAATGCCCGCGGGGGTCGCCGGATCGCAACTGTTGCGAACGACGCCGGACTTCTTCGCCGAGACGGATCTCGCGCTGCTTATGTCGCAAGGCAAGGCCATCAAGAATCCCGAAGAACAGCAAGGCCCGCTTTCGATGGGCGTGGCCGTCACGGCCAAGACGGACGCCGCCATCGGCGATTCCGGCCAGACACGCGACGCGCGTATTGTCGTGTTCGGCGATTCCGATTTTGTCGCCAACGGCCAAATCGCGGCCATGCCGGGCAACCTCAACCTCATTCTCAATGCCGTGGCATGGCTCACGGAAAACGAGGATCTCATCGCGATACGGCCCTCCGGCAAACAGGATCCGCCCGTCCTGCTTACGGACTTCGACCAGCGCGTCCTCGTGTGGATAGCCGTCCTCGGCACCCTGCAAGCCGTGACGCTCGCGGGCCTCGCCGCCTATGCCTTCCGGAGAAAGCACCAATGA
- a CDS encoding ABC transporter permease subunit, whose protein sequence is MRNTWAVCKREFASYFLTPIGYVVVGTYALISGLGFSASFLFYAKVSVNPSEFAYSGVPSFTETLLSPFLVFCGMLVMFIGPLVTMRLLAEERNRGTMELLLTHPLRDREIVFGKFGAALGMLLVMMAVIGVYLGIMAYYATVAADVLLFGLLAVFLMGTAFMSLGLFVSAMAGNQITAGTMTFGLSLVLYILGTLGENLPKKNPAPDTWPETLRNAAGTVYGVFREAVQQLPLDAHAKEMAKGILQPEDIAYYLLVSAFFLFLTFRAIESRKWRA, encoded by the coding sequence ATGAGAAACACATGGGCCGTCTGCAAACGCGAATTCGCGAGTTATTTCCTGACCCCCATCGGCTACGTGGTCGTTGGAACCTATGCGCTCATATCCGGGCTTGGATTCAGCGCGTCGTTTTTGTTCTATGCCAAGGTCAGCGTCAATCCGTCCGAATTTGCCTATTCGGGCGTGCCGAGTTTCACGGAAACGCTGTTGAGCCCGTTCCTGGTTTTCTGCGGCATGCTGGTCATGTTCATCGGGCCGCTGGTCACAATGCGGCTGCTTGCCGAGGAACGCAACCGCGGCACGATGGAACTGCTGCTGACGCATCCCCTGCGCGACCGTGAAATCGTTTTCGGAAAATTCGGCGCCGCGCTGGGCATGCTGCTGGTCATGATGGCGGTGATCGGGGTGTATCTGGGCATCATGGCCTATTACGCGACCGTGGCCGCAGACGTTCTTCTTTTTGGCCTCTTGGCCGTTTTTCTCATGGGAACCGCCTTCATGAGCCTCGGCCTTTTCGTGTCGGCGATGGCCGGCAATCAGATCACTGCGGGCACAATGACATTCGGTCTCAGCCTCGTGCTCTATATCCTCGGCACGCTCGGCGAGAACCTTCCCAAGAAGAATCCCGCGCCGGACACCTGGCCCGAAACGCTGCGCAACGCCGCGGGGACCGTGTACGGGGTGTTTCGCGAAGCGGTCCAACAACTGCCGCTCGACGCGCACGCCAAGGAAATGGCAAAGGGCATTCTGCAGCCGGAAGATATCGCATACTACCTGCTGGTTTCAGCCTTTTTCCTGTTCCTGACGTTCCGCGCGATCGAAAGCCGGAAGTGGAGGGCATAA
- a CDS encoding uroporphyrinogen decarboxylase family protein — MNSRERTFAALSFTEPDRAPVDCWLSSGMKTKLGLQSPERYEAFLDAYDVDLRYIEGPVYIGPPLRTWDDGSDEDIWGVRRRLVEARVGEGIERYREVAVSPLAGAQTAEDIARYPHWPSPDWFDYSTIEAQCDAIRARDRVAVFVGDRLNRLAQLKPAMYLRGVERIFMDMAENPELALSIIGRIRAFYLAYAERIFDAARGKLDIVLTGDDFGSQQGPLVSPPMWEAFLGEGFAAYAALAKQFGVRVMHHTCGAVRPLIPLMMARGLDILQSLQPEAEGMIPAELKAEFGKTLAFHGGISIQRTLPFGTPETIRKEVADRMRTFGRGGGYILCTAHNIQADTPAANVHALFAAYADLGRYR, encoded by the coding sequence ATGAATTCACGCGAACGCACGTTTGCCGCGCTGTCGTTTACAGAGCCGGATCGCGCCCCCGTGGACTGCTGGCTGTCGAGTGGCATGAAAACGAAACTCGGCTTGCAGTCCCCCGAACGATACGAGGCCTTTCTCGACGCCTACGACGTTGATTTGCGATATATCGAAGGCCCGGTTTACATCGGTCCGCCGCTGCGGACATGGGACGATGGATCGGACGAGGATATATGGGGCGTGCGGCGCCGTTTGGTCGAGGCGCGCGTGGGCGAGGGTATCGAGCGTTACCGGGAAGTGGCCGTTTCGCCGCTGGCCGGCGCGCAAACGGCCGAGGATATCGCGCGGTATCCTCATTGGCCGTCGCCGGACTGGTTCGATTATTCGACAATCGAGGCGCAATGCGACGCGATTCGCGCCCGGGATCGCGTGGCGGTCTTCGTGGGCGACCGGCTGAACCGTCTTGCCCAGCTCAAACCGGCGATGTATCTGCGCGGCGTCGAACGGATATTCATGGACATGGCGGAAAACCCGGAATTGGCATTGTCCATTATCGGCCGGATTCGGGCCTTTTACCTTGCGTATGCGGAACGAATTTTCGACGCGGCCCGTGGCAAACTCGACATTGTGCTTACGGGAGACGATTTTGGATCGCAGCAAGGCCCGCTGGTATCCCCGCCGATGTGGGAGGCGTTTCTGGGAGAGGGTTTTGCGGCTTATGCCGCGCTGGCAAAACAATTCGGCGTCCGGGTGATGCACCACACCTGCGGCGCTGTGCGCCCGCTGATTCCGCTCATGATGGCGCGCGGCCTCGATATCCTGCAATCCCTGCAGCCCGAAGCGGAAGGGATGATTCCCGCGGAATTGAAGGCCGAGTTCGGCAAGACGCTCGCGTTTCACGGCGGGATATCCATCCAACGGACCCTGCCGTTCGGCACTCCCGAAACCATTCGCAAGGAAGTTGCCGATCGAATGCGAACGTTCGGACGCGGCGGCGGCTATATCCTATGCACGGCCCACAATATCCAGGCGGACACGCCCGCCGCGAATGTCCATGCCTTGTTCGCGGCCTACGCGGACCTTGGACGTTACCGGTAG
- a CDS encoding ABC transporter ATP-binding protein has translation MIEVKGLVKRYGPITAIDDVSFCVESGEILGFLGPNAAGKTTTMRILTGFSPPTSGTALVEGFDITRNPIEVKRRVGYLPENVPLYGEMLVSGFLRYVAEIKGIPRQARTREVNHVMERCGVAHMAKRIIANLSKGYRQRVGLAQALIGNPPVLILDEPTVGLDPQQIIEIRRMIKDLAKEHTVLLSTHILPEVTMICQRVLIIHRGRIVAQDSMENLVGGPKTTCEIQIGIPDAGLQGNDVGHADRIRQILMDLDGIEKVVDEGEGRFSVQGVSGGPWREQIAGAIVGAGYTLRALRERGRTLEDIFVAAVTSDAGDPS, from the coding sequence ATGATCGAGGTCAAAGGCCTTGTCAAACGCTACGGGCCGATAACCGCGATTGACGACGTGTCGTTCTGTGTTGAATCCGGCGAAATTTTGGGATTCCTGGGACCGAACGCGGCGGGCAAAACGACGACGATGCGCATCCTGACCGGCTTTTCGCCTCCGACGAGCGGCACGGCCCTTGTCGAGGGATTCGATATTACGCGGAATCCCATCGAGGTCAAGCGACGTGTTGGCTACCTGCCCGAGAATGTACCCCTGTATGGCGAAATGCTCGTATCGGGTTTTCTGCGTTATGTCGCTGAAATCAAAGGAATTCCGCGGCAGGCCCGGACGCGCGAGGTCAACCACGTGATGGAACGATGCGGCGTGGCGCATATGGCCAAGCGCATTATCGCGAACCTCTCGAAAGGCTACCGGCAGCGGGTCGGCTTGGCGCAGGCGCTTATCGGCAATCCGCCGGTCCTGATCCTGGATGAACCCACTGTGGGACTCGACCCGCAGCAAATCATCGAAATACGCCGAATGATCAAGGATCTCGCCAAGGAACACACCGTCCTGCTGAGCACCCACATCCTTCCCGAAGTGACCATGATCTGCCAGCGCGTCTTGATTATTCACCGGGGACGCATCGTCGCGCAGGATTCCATGGAAAATCTGGTTGGCGGCCCGAAAACGACCTGTGAAATCCAAATTGGCATTCCGGATGCCGGTCTTCAGGGGAATGATGTAGGCCATGCGGACCGGATCAGGCAAATTCTTATGGATTTGGACGGAATCGAAAAAGTGGTGGACGAAGGCGAAGGCCGCTTCAGTGTCCAAGGCGTATCCGGAGGCCCATGGCGGGAGCAAATCGCCGGGGCGATTGTCGGGGCCGGATATACCCTTCGCGCCCTTCGTGAGCGGGGACGCACCCTGGAGGACATCTTCGTGGCGGCGGTCACGTCCGATGCGGGAGACCCGTCATGA
- a CDS encoding DUF4340 domain-containing protein, translating into MNFKTTGLLLTVLIVLGIAYWGMTRYETGRQVRREEVKRLFSFGPEALREIEVRRIGETPVVASHSPDGTWTIVKPHDQIRPNVVVWDRLAAALAALANERTIAKDTSDLAKYALDKPVLSIAAKTASGESLEIAFGAVEPTQTFRYALTGDGVVFLAAQKAFQEMDRPLSLLRDPYVLALGKDEIVRIEFARFWTGVATGESKNHPEPGQESVVVVVEKSDDGLWKMTSPIEAVANQEALNELVKYVQFATAQKYVEEPKALDSYGLDPPKARITLQPAGKAPQTLLVGALESTGDEKKAGGLFAKNAAYPAVFVMDPGLLNLLPRTPDAFREARMLSHPLLDVEAIHYVAGATDITLRNDPDKGWLVTAPPGVNTDQVAVSHLLAAFKALQGRGFPGDPKPEFGLEKPIVEITFHLKNGLPPAVIRVGTPTADNTHYYAMQDNGCVTLLGQLDVAAITKPLFFFQKKDLMAFDVKEAARIAMTMDGTSYLFEKAHGQWIIQEPAGRTLDSQSDMGAMLKALSSVRADALESAEPPADPALYGLDAPAAAISVTLETDEGSSGGSTIGPLVVGKPAPDDSQQRFATSPFLPGVYRIPQSLLDEIRESLKNIRSLDS; encoded by the coding sequence ATGAACTTCAAGACGACCGGCCTCTTATTGACGGTGTTGATTGTGCTGGGCATTGCGTATTGGGGCATGACCCGTTACGAAACGGGCCGGCAAGTGCGCCGGGAAGAGGTCAAACGACTGTTTTCATTCGGTCCCGAAGCCCTTCGAGAAATTGAAGTGCGCCGCATCGGCGAAACGCCTGTCGTCGCATCCCACTCGCCGGACGGCACATGGACAATCGTCAAGCCGCATGATCAAATCCGCCCCAATGTCGTGGTATGGGACCGGTTGGCCGCCGCGCTGGCCGCGCTGGCCAACGAGCGGACGATTGCCAAAGACACCAGCGATCTCGCCAAATACGCATTGGACAAACCCGTGCTCTCCATCGCCGCCAAGACGGCCTCCGGGGAATCCCTCGAAATCGCCTTCGGCGCGGTCGAGCCGACGCAGACCTTCCGGTACGCCCTGACTGGCGACGGCGTTGTTTTTCTGGCCGCGCAAAAGGCCTTTCAGGAAATGGATCGTCCCCTGAGTCTCCTGCGCGACCCCTATGTGCTTGCGCTGGGCAAGGATGAAATCGTCCGGATCGAATTTGCGCGTTTCTGGACCGGCGTCGCAACCGGCGAAAGCAAAAACCATCCCGAACCCGGCCAGGAATCCGTGGTCGTCGTCGTGGAAAAATCCGACGATGGACTCTGGAAAATGACTTCGCCCATCGAAGCCGTCGCCAATCAGGAGGCCCTCAACGAATTGGTGAAATATGTCCAATTCGCCACGGCGCAGAAGTATGTCGAGGAACCCAAGGCACTCGACAGTTACGGGTTGGATCCCCCCAAGGCGCGCATCACCCTCCAGCCCGCCGGCAAGGCGCCCCAAACCTTGCTGGTCGGCGCTTTGGAATCCACCGGCGATGAGAAGAAAGCCGGCGGTCTCTTTGCTAAAAATGCCGCCTACCCCGCCGTGTTCGTGATGGATCCTGGATTACTCAACCTGCTGCCGCGCACACCGGATGCCTTTCGCGAAGCCCGCATGCTGAGCCACCCGCTCCTGGATGTCGAGGCCATCCATTATGTGGCCGGCGCGACCGATATCACGTTGCGCAACGATCCAGACAAGGGATGGCTTGTAACCGCGCCGCCCGGCGTGAACACCGATCAGGTGGCGGTTTCCCATCTCCTGGCGGCGTTCAAGGCGCTTCAGGGCCGCGGTTTTCCCGGAGATCCGAAGCCTGAATTCGGACTCGAAAAACCCATCGTCGAAATCACTTTCCATCTCAAAAACGGATTACCGCCCGCCGTCATCCGCGTCGGCACGCCCACCGCGGACAACACACATTATTACGCCATGCAGGACAACGGATGCGTAACCCTGCTCGGCCAACTCGATGTCGCGGCCATCACAAAACCGCTCTTTTTCTTCCAGAAAAAAGACCTGATGGCTTTCGATGTGAAAGAAGCCGCCCGAATCGCCATGACCATGGACGGCACGTCCTATCTTTTCGAGAAGGCGCATGGACAATGGATTATCCAGGAACCGGCAGGCCGAACTTTGGACAGCCAATCCGACATGGGCGCGATGCTCAAAGCCCTGTCCTCCGTGCGGGCGGATGCGCTGGAATCGGCCGAGCCGCCCGCCGATCCCGCTCTCTATGGCCTCGATGCGCCCGCCGCCGCCATTTCGGTGACCTTGGAAACAGACGAAGGGTCATCCGGCGGAAGTACAATCGGACCGCTCGTCGTTGGTAAACCCGCACCCGACGACTCCCAGCAACGTTTCGCGACTTCGCCCTTCCTGCCGGGGGTCTATCGCATACCCCAATCCCTCCTGGACGAAATCCGCGAATCCCTCAAGAACATACGATCTCTCGATTCCTGA
- a CDS encoding glycosyltransferase family 39 protein: MEPTADRASIQSFLVRTGIPVTGIGTSFVCLTGIMMVAALLRCWQLPNESAWWDEVVTLRCLPEPALGAFIRCERAKDPPMTPVYFTLAHAWSRIFSPDERVMRILSIITGLSSIVLLYVLGRRIINANAGLIAAAAMAVSLPHVYYSQEIRVYALVMLLAILSMYALAGAMSSKGPAWWVLHLAINALLAFTHLFSVFLFVAQGLYLAACRRRRIWIPWGVAHGIVAIGLATWLLDADFKGIHGAASWMARPGWREAIVALLIFAGGRPTNENPSAHLSTGVSLDFPLAVLVFGLIGWYLLHIVKTGKKGRWTCPDMPVGNVQRPIAHCRRPYLILLWLAVPTMGLFAVSWLWRPCFVPRYVLYASLPVYLLLGAAVDAIPRRWAKRAVLSALLLLYGHQASAVAVGPFRPDWRSACRYVEAQAGPEDTFIAFQDLNLWAMAYHSRWPRERLDCALVWSEIPAHVRKAHDRGGTAWVAVWLWADPSRIEARFRENGWLFTDTDFKGWPRLRIYRVNAPQN, encoded by the coding sequence ATGGAGCCAACCGCTGACAGGGCAAGCATCCAGTCATTCCTTGTGCGCACGGGAATCCCTGTAACGGGTATTGGAACATCATTCGTCTGTCTGACGGGGATCATGATGGTCGCGGCGCTGCTTCGTTGCTGGCAATTGCCGAACGAGTCGGCGTGGTGGGATGAAGTCGTGACTCTGCGATGCCTTCCGGAACCGGCGTTGGGGGCCTTCATCCGGTGCGAACGGGCAAAGGACCCGCCCATGACGCCCGTTTATTTTACGTTGGCCCATGCGTGGTCGCGGATCTTCTCGCCCGATGAAAGGGTCATGCGCATCCTGTCCATCATCACGGGATTGAGTTCGATAGTCTTGCTTTACGTCCTTGGACGGCGAATCATCAATGCCAACGCGGGACTCATCGCGGCGGCGGCAATGGCGGTTTCACTTCCTCACGTCTATTATTCGCAGGAAATCCGGGTGTACGCCCTTGTCATGCTCCTGGCGATCCTCTCCATGTACGCTCTAGCGGGGGCGATGTCATCGAAAGGCCCGGCATGGTGGGTATTGCATCTCGCAATCAATGCCTTGCTCGCATTTACTCATCTTTTTTCAGTTTTTTTATTCGTGGCGCAAGGGCTTTATCTTGCGGCATGCCGGAGACGGCGAATTTGGATTCCATGGGGCGTCGCACACGGCATCGTCGCGATTGGACTTGCCACGTGGCTGTTGGACGCGGACTTCAAGGGAATCCATGGCGCGGCATCATGGATGGCGCGTCCGGGTTGGCGCGAGGCAATCGTGGCGTTGCTCATCTTCGCCGGCGGGCGTCCGACAAACGAAAATCCGTCCGCGCATCTCTCAACAGGCGTTTCGCTCGATTTTCCTTTGGCCGTTCTGGTTTTTGGGTTGATCGGTTGGTATCTGCTGCACATAGTCAAAACGGGAAAAAAGGGCAGGTGGACGTGCCCGGACATGCCCGTCGGGAATGTTCAACGGCCAATCGCCCATTGCCGCCGGCCGTATCTTATTCTACTTTGGCTTGCCGTGCCGACGATGGGCCTTTTTGCCGTTTCATGGTTGTGGCGTCCCTGTTTTGTGCCGCGTTATGTGCTGTACGCATCGCTGCCCGTCTATCTTTTGCTTGGGGCGGCTGTGGATGCCATCCCGCGGCGATGGGCAAAGCGGGCCGTCTTGTCCGCGCTGCTTCTGCTCTACGGTCATCAAGCGAGCGCGGTTGCCGTGGGACCGTTCCGTCCGGACTGGCGTTCCGCATGCCGGTACGTCGAGGCGCAGGCGGGGCCGGAGGACACCTTCATCGCTTTTCAGGATCTCAACCTGTGGGCGATGGCATACCATAGCCGCTGGCCGCGGGAACGGCTGGACTGCGCATTGGTCTGGTCGGAGATCCCGGCCCACGTGCGCAAGGCCCACGATCGCGGCGGGACGGCTTGGGTGGCCGTATGGCTGTGGGCCGATCCATCGCGCATCGAAGCGCGTTTTCGTGAAAACGGCTGGCTTTTTACGGATACGGATTTCAAGGGCTGGCCACGGCTACGCATCTATCGCGTGAACGCGCCGCAAAATTGA
- a CDS encoding PQQ-binding-like beta-propeller repeat protein yields MNKRKGRNVLFLALLAVVLGMVVAVEYGRRAAPHSNDPIRQKPANNVPAQPPEISQGEWNTFHGDSALRGVADASFPERLEVRWRLKTRAPVEQPPVVSGGIVFVVTARGEIIAANLDGKEVWARELFTGEIANNEPVRRRIEAPPACFGGILFVGCDENILFAMDAASGRDLWQLKLESPVRGAPNFEAGRVYVIDRADGVLVCVDAKSGNVIGRGTGVGRSDAPPSVSAEAVVYGSCACEVHVCSPVDAKRLRNIKLDADSQVAGGVALSNGQLVSGSRSGKIIAADINTGATVWINRDPGAEVFATPAVNGDWVIASSYDGFVYGIARGDGTTRWRYDTDGGMPLSPVIAGDQVIVAVEGELLLLRLADGAKVWSLKLSDRITEPAVVRGRIFVGSEDGTVVCLSPAIQ; encoded by the coding sequence ATGAACAAACGCAAGGGGCGCAACGTTCTCTTCCTTGCTCTTTTAGCGGTTGTACTGGGCATGGTTGTTGCCGTGGAGTACGGGAGACGGGCTGCGCCGCATTCCAATGATCCCATCCGGCAGAAACCGGCGAATAACGTTCCCGCGCAACCTCCCGAAATTTCGCAAGGCGAATGGAACACGTTTCATGGCGACAGCGCGTTGCGTGGCGTCGCCGACGCATCGTTTCCGGAGCGCCTGGAAGTCCGGTGGCGTCTGAAAACACGCGCACCCGTCGAACAGCCGCCCGTGGTGTCCGGCGGGATCGTTTTTGTCGTTACGGCACGTGGAGAGATTATCGCGGCGAATCTCGATGGAAAAGAAGTGTGGGCGCGCGAACTGTTTACAGGTGAAATCGCTAACAACGAACCTGTGCGCAGACGCATCGAGGCGCCGCCCGCCTGTTTCGGAGGCATATTGTTCGTGGGATGCGACGAAAACATTCTTTTTGCGATGGATGCGGCATCAGGACGCGATCTCTGGCAATTGAAACTGGAAAGCCCGGTCCGCGGCGCGCCGAACTTTGAAGCCGGACGCGTGTACGTCATCGATCGAGCGGACGGCGTCCTCGTCTGTGTGGACGCGAAAAGTGGTAACGTCATTGGACGAGGCACAGGCGTCGGACGCAGTGATGCGCCACCTTCCGTTTCGGCGGAAGCGGTCGTGTACGGCAGTTGCGCATGTGAAGTGCATGTTTGTTCACCCGTGGACGCCAAACGACTGCGCAACATCAAACTCGACGCGGACAGCCAGGTCGCAGGCGGCGTTGCGCTCTCGAACGGTCAACTCGTATCCGGCAGCCGGAGCGGTAAAATCATCGCGGCCGACATCAACACGGGGGCGACTGTTTGGATAAACAGAGATCCGGGCGCGGAAGTCTTCGCCACGCCGGCCGTGAATGGCGACTGGGTGATCGCGTCATCGTACGACGGATTCGTCTATGGCATTGCGCGCGGCGACGGCACAACGCGCTGGCGTTACGACACGGACGGGGGTATGCCGTTGTCCCCGGTGATCGCCGGCGACCAGGTGATTGTCGCCGTGGAAGGCGAATTGCTTCTTCTGCGCCTTGCCGATGGCGCGAAAGTTTGGTCGCTCAAACTCAGTGACCGCATCACCGAGCCCGCCGTCGTCCGTGGCCGCATTTTTGTGGGCAGCGAAGACGGAACCGTCGTCTGCCTGTCCCCGGCGATTCAGTAA